One segment of Streptomyces sp. NBC_01463 DNA contains the following:
- a CDS encoding beta-lactamase family protein encodes MNLEKLMEEQPNLRDVPAVAAGSSMAGTRATAVHGALAVTPDSHFRIASLTKAFTSTALVRMLRDRGIPLDTPVMELLPGLEPDWRADEALTIEQILGQVSGLHESVDAAAVQALGEGDSALMEAGRLVVRAGNERKPGERWSYYNGNYFLVGAVLAALSGTTFEDALEKNLLGPWGLERTGFEAPAAYVTGWDGTAELPLLGYPRTRRPSGGLWSSVAELLALGEGLLADRALLEEIRRPRTRSDDPMAYGLGWALGPSGQMYLNGRLPGYRAAMVLVPDRDYVSVALAGQETALPALARLLSDMQQPLTGDDIAVAVDTFAA; translated from the coding sequence GTGAATCTTGAGAAGCTGATGGAAGAACAGCCGAACCTTCGCGATGTCCCGGCGGTGGCAGCGGGTTCGTCAATGGCGGGCACACGCGCGACAGCCGTGCATGGGGCGCTCGCGGTGACGCCGGATTCGCACTTCCGCATCGCGTCCCTGACGAAGGCCTTCACCTCCACGGCCCTGGTCCGCATGCTGCGGGACCGGGGCATCCCGTTGGACACACCTGTCATGGAACTGCTTCCCGGCCTCGAACCGGACTGGCGGGCCGACGAAGCCCTCACCATCGAGCAGATACTCGGGCAGGTGTCCGGACTCCACGAATCGGTGGACGCCGCAGCCGTCCAGGCACTGGGCGAGGGGGACAGCGCGCTCATGGAGGCCGGCCGGCTCGTGGTCCGCGCCGGCAACGAGCGGAAGCCCGGCGAGCGGTGGTCCTACTACAACGGCAACTACTTCCTGGTCGGCGCGGTTCTCGCGGCCCTGAGCGGCACGACGTTCGAGGACGCGCTGGAGAAGAACCTCCTCGGGCCCTGGGGCCTGGAACGCACGGGCTTCGAGGCCCCGGCCGCGTACGTCACCGGGTGGGACGGCACGGCCGAACTCCCGCTGCTCGGCTATCCGCGCACCCGTCGCCCCAGCGGGGGCCTGTGGTCATCGGTGGCGGAGCTGCTGGCCCTCGGCGAGGGCCTGCTCGCCGACCGGGCCCTCCTGGAGGAGATCCGCCGTCCGCGCACCCGGTCCGACGACCCCATGGCCTACGGGCTCGGCTGGGCCCTGGGGCCGTCCGGCCAGATGTATCTCAACGGACGCCTGCCCGGCTATCGGGCCGCCATGGTCCTGGTCCCGGACCGGGACTACGTGAGTGTGGCCCTCGCCGGCCAGGAGACCGCCCTGCCCGCCTTGGCGCGGCTGCTCAGCGACATGCAGCAGCCCCTGACCGGGGACGACATCGCCGTGGCGGTCGACACCTTCGCCGCCTGA
- a CDS encoding NAD-dependent protein deacetylase — MRMRPTLSWSPTEDLPPATTDPEPVAEALSAGGVLVLSGAGISTESGIPDYRGEGGSLSRHTPMTYQDFTASAQARRRYWARSHLGWRTFGRARPNAGHRAVAAFERHGLLSGVITQNVDGLHQAGGGEDVVELHGSLDRVVCLTCGDSSRRRELARRLEEANPDFAPVASGINPDGDADLTDEQVGDFHVVPCTVCGGILKPDVVFFGESVPLPRVEHCRALVRGAATVLVLGSSLTVMSGLRFVRQAAQAGTPVLIINRDPTRGDRLAATRIALPLGPALTAVAGHLGIRIDDETAETA, encoded by the coding sequence ATGCGCATGCGCCCCACCCTGAGCTGGTCCCCCACCGAAGACCTGCCCCCCGCCACCACGGATCCGGAACCGGTCGCCGAAGCGCTGAGTGCCGGCGGTGTGCTGGTGCTCAGCGGGGCGGGCATCTCCACGGAATCGGGCATCCCCGACTACCGGGGCGAGGGCGGGAGCCTGAGCCGGCACACTCCGATGACGTACCAGGACTTCACCGCCAGTGCCCAGGCCCGTCGCCGGTACTGGGCGCGCAGCCACCTCGGCTGGCGCACCTTCGGCCGCGCCCGCCCCAACGCCGGGCACCGGGCCGTGGCCGCGTTCGAGCGGCACGGCCTGCTGTCGGGCGTGATCACGCAGAACGTCGACGGACTGCACCAGGCGGGCGGCGGAGAGGACGTCGTGGAACTCCACGGGAGTCTGGACCGGGTCGTCTGTCTCACGTGCGGCGACTCCAGCCGGCGCCGCGAACTGGCCCGGCGCCTGGAGGAGGCCAATCCCGACTTCGCACCGGTGGCCTCCGGCATCAACCCGGACGGCGACGCCGACCTCACCGACGAGCAGGTCGGAGACTTCCACGTCGTGCCCTGCACGGTCTGCGGCGGCATCCTCAAACCGGACGTCGTGTTCTTCGGCGAATCCGTGCCACTCCCACGGGTCGAGCACTGCCGCGCACTCGTGCGGGGCGCCGCCACGGTCCTGGTCCTGGGGTCGTCGCTGACGGTGATGTCCGGGCTACGGTTCGTCCGTCAGGCGGCCCAGGCCGGGACGCCGGTACTGATCATCAACCGGGACCCGACACGGGGCGACCGACTCGCCGCCACCCGCATCGCACTCCCCCTGGGACCGGCTCTCACGGCGGTGGCCGGCCACTTGGGCATCCGCATCGACGACGAAACGGCAGAGACGGCGTAG
- a CDS encoding exonuclease SbcC, giving the protein MAQSRYTVSGDFDLTTDELRVVARYVVQHAEDVLPVFEHAVPDDQRPRAAIDAAREFIHGAGRTKLQRVASADAHRAARSAPSEAARLAARSAGDAASAAYLHPIAQAGQVGHILRACASAARIGEMEAGGDPAIADALLERSLRRATPVLVDVLRRYPPVTGGSSRVAQLMSTLDQSLRRTAGRPTGRQGAS; this is encoded by the coding sequence ATGGCACAGAGCAGGTACACCGTGTCCGGGGACTTCGACCTGACGACGGACGAGCTGCGCGTCGTGGCGCGCTACGTGGTTCAGCACGCGGAGGACGTCCTGCCGGTCTTCGAGCACGCCGTTCCGGATGATCAGCGCCCCCGCGCGGCGATCGACGCGGCCCGGGAATTCATCCACGGGGCCGGCAGGACGAAACTGCAGCGCGTCGCTTCCGCCGATGCCCATCGAGCCGCCAGGTCTGCGCCCTCCGAAGCCGCGCGACTGGCCGCACGCTCTGCGGGTGACGCCGCGTCGGCTGCGTACCTGCATCCCATAGCCCAGGCCGGCCAGGTCGGCCACATCCTCCGGGCGTGCGCGAGTGCTGCGCGCATCGGGGAGATGGAAGCGGGTGGGGATCCCGCGATCGCGGATGCCCTGTTGGAACGGTCACTTCGGCGTGCGACACCCGTGCTCGTCGATGTGCTCCGCCGATATCCGCCGGTGACAGGCGGCAGCAGCCGTGTCGCCCAGCTGATGAGCACCCTGGACCAATCCCTGCGCCGGACGGCCGGCAGGCCGACCGGCCGCCAAGGCGCGTCGTGA
- a CDS encoding MerR family transcriptional regulator has translation MRPVDLARRHDLSTQTVRNYENAGIIPPAGRGPTGYRNYTAAHAAGLAAYVALVPAFGSSTSRRIMHAATAGRLDEALEYVDDGHALLARDRATLRTVESALSHLGAVGTRATADDAREPFSIGEVARHLALAPATLRTWERTGVLAPRRDPRTGHRRYVAQDVRDAELAHLLRRGGRSLGTIATVLRELRDVGSLDALARTLEPWRRDLTSRGLAMLSAAGQLSAYLDALGRSGGNGLRPSPERLRPAHRAVSAP, from the coding sequence GTGCGACCCGTGGACCTGGCCCGTCGGCACGACCTCTCCACGCAGACGGTCCGCAACTACGAGAACGCCGGCATCATCCCGCCGGCCGGCCGCGGCCCGACGGGCTACCGGAACTACACCGCCGCCCATGCCGCCGGCCTCGCTGCGTACGTGGCACTCGTCCCCGCCTTCGGTTCCTCGACGAGCCGACGCATCATGCACGCCGCCACCGCCGGACGACTCGACGAAGCTCTGGAGTACGTCGACGACGGACACGCGCTCCTGGCTCGCGACCGCGCCACGCTGCGCACGGTCGAATCGGCGCTCTCCCATCTCGGAGCCGTCGGCACCCGCGCGACGGCCGACGACGCCCGGGAACCGTTCAGCATCGGCGAAGTCGCCCGGCATCTCGCGCTCGCCCCGGCCACCCTGCGCACCTGGGAACGCACCGGAGTCCTCGCCCCCCGACGTGACCCGCGCACCGGTCACCGCCGGTACGTCGCGCAGGACGTACGCGACGCCGAGCTCGCGCACCTGCTGCGCCGGGGAGGCCGCTCCCTGGGCACCATCGCCACCGTCCTCCGGGAACTCCGCGATGTCGGCAGCCTCGACGCGCTCGCCAGGACTCTGGAGCCGTGGCGGCGCGACCTGACGTCCCGAGGACTGGCCATGCTGTCCGCCGCCGGTCAGCTCTCCGCCTACCTCGACGCCTTGGGCCGATCGGGGGGCAACGGGCTCCGCCCGTCCCCGGAGCGGCTCCGGCCAGCGCACCGGGCTGTCAGTGCGCCCTGA
- a CDS encoding DUF6461 domain-containing protein: MSPSTAADYGWIRSSSSLFTYALEFGYTLTLVRGVPPTEVLRRAGAVPRDAVSGLAALIEEHTEVLFGHETWPESFVAGAFTVPGECGDWTLALEFGGDLGTRPAIMEALSAGTRAVSHSSNGGKPMHFFHWYEDGELRTTFESAAYRSGSTPDELTAVMREVGLNPTGDQDPGVDGKAAVFALTERLTGVRVTEDLLAEAVYQTGEVPEEPAEEWRGVIIDITDAHGDRTYAATSAQCDATSGAATASDPGGSGRESAPPPHRGTTP, translated from the coding sequence ATGAGCCCGTCCACCGCAGCCGACTACGGCTGGATACGTTCCTCGTCGTCGCTGTTCACGTATGCCCTTGAGTTCGGATACACGCTGACGCTGGTGCGGGGCGTGCCGCCGACGGAAGTGCTGCGCAGGGCGGGGGCGGTGCCACGCGATGCGGTCTCGGGGCTTGCCGCACTGATCGAGGAACACACGGAGGTGTTGTTCGGGCACGAGACCTGGCCCGAGTCCTTCGTCGCGGGGGCGTTCACGGTGCCCGGTGAATGCGGGGACTGGACCCTCGCCCTGGAGTTCGGCGGCGACCTGGGGACACGGCCCGCCATCATGGAGGCCCTCTCCGCCGGGACGCGAGCGGTGTCGCATTCGAGCAACGGGGGGAAGCCCATGCACTTCTTCCACTGGTACGAGGACGGGGAGCTGCGGACCACCTTCGAATCGGCGGCGTACCGGTCCGGCAGCACTCCGGACGAGCTGACCGCTGTGATGCGCGAAGTCGGGCTCAACCCCACGGGGGATCAGGACCCCGGCGTGGACGGGAAGGCGGCGGTGTTCGCACTGACCGAGCGCCTCACTGGCGTCCGGGTGACCGAGGACCTGCTGGCGGAGGCCGTGTATCAGACGGGTGAGGTACCGGAGGAACCCGCCGAGGAGTGGAGGGGCGTGATCATCGACATCACCGATGCGCACGGCGACAGAACATATGCGGCCACCTCCGCACAGTGCGACGCCACGAGTGGTGCCGCGACGGCCTCCGACCCCGGCGGGAGCGGCCGCGAGTCCGCGCCACCCCCGCACAGGGGCACTACGCCATAG
- a CDS encoding methyltransferase domain-containing protein has translation MSARQQYDEIGEAYEGFKALPLEQYAVVPSFLAMVGDVSGKSVLDLASGTGFYSREFGRRGATDVLGIDISGEMVAVAQQLEAADPLGVRYEVGDVSELRAFEQRFDVGLAVQLLSYAPDIATTERMCRNVHRSLRPGGELFVLNQSPDFRFDGPSPDKYGFRSELTGEEVETGPQVRITALLDPPVSFVANRPRREVYETCLKAAGFSEVTWVPVEVSEAGVRAFGADHWADLHANPPLEMLRCRA, from the coding sequence ATGAGCGCCCGGCAGCAGTACGACGAGATAGGCGAGGCGTACGAGGGATTCAAGGCCCTGCCTCTGGAGCAGTACGCAGTGGTGCCCAGCTTCCTGGCGATGGTGGGCGACGTGAGCGGGAAGTCCGTCCTCGACCTGGCCTCCGGCACCGGCTTCTACAGCCGTGAGTTCGGGCGGCGCGGCGCCACGGACGTGCTCGGCATCGACATCTCGGGTGAAATGGTGGCGGTGGCACAGCAGTTGGAGGCCGCCGATCCGCTGGGTGTGCGTTACGAGGTGGGCGACGTATCCGAACTGCGCGCCTTCGAGCAGCGCTTCGATGTCGGCCTGGCGGTTCAACTGCTCAGCTACGCGCCCGACATCGCCACCACGGAGCGGATGTGCCGCAACGTGCACCGGAGCCTGCGGCCCGGTGGCGAGCTCTTCGTGCTCAACCAGTCACCCGACTTCCGCTTCGACGGGCCGTCCCCGGACAAGTACGGCTTCCGCAGCGAGCTCACCGGCGAGGAGGTCGAGACCGGACCGCAGGTCCGCATCACGGCGCTGCTCGACCCGCCCGTGTCGTTCGTCGCCAACCGCCCCCGGCGCGAGGTCTACGAGACGTGCCTGAAAGCGGCAGGATTCAGCGAGGTGACCTGGGTCCCCGTCGAGGTGTCCGAGGCCGGCGTGCGCGCGTTCGGCGCGGACCACTGGGCGGACCTCCACGCCAACCCTCCGCTGGAGATGCTGCGCTGCCGAGCCTGA
- a CDS encoding GNAT family N-acetyltransferase, which produces MPQMTSRVELHPLTLADQAEFCSLVRASAELHTPWMQLPGTEEQFRSWMERFGDGTNEGLLIRVRETGEAAGMVNINSIIRGRYQGASLGYAAFAPSAGRGYMAEGLTATLEYAFDDLRLHRLEANIQPANKASLAVVRRLGFRYEGLSPSYLYIDGAWRDHERWSITAPSPWKPDPSLPEV; this is translated from the coding sequence ATGCCCCAGATGACGTCGCGGGTGGAGCTGCACCCGCTCACCCTGGCCGACCAGGCCGAGTTCTGCTCGCTCGTACGAGCCAGCGCCGAGCTCCATACCCCGTGGATGCAACTGCCCGGGACCGAGGAGCAGTTCCGGAGCTGGATGGAGCGATTCGGCGACGGCACCAACGAGGGGCTCCTGATCCGCGTCCGGGAGACCGGTGAAGCCGCCGGCATGGTCAACATCAACTCGATCATTCGCGGCCGCTACCAGGGCGCGTCCCTCGGCTATGCGGCCTTCGCCCCGTCCGCGGGACGCGGGTACATGGCCGAGGGGCTCACCGCCACCCTGGAGTACGCCTTCGACGACCTTCGCCTCCACCGGCTGGAGGCCAACATCCAGCCCGCGAACAAGGCGTCGTTGGCCGTGGTGCGGCGGCTGGGCTTCCGGTACGAAGGCCTGTCGCCCTCGTACCTCTACATCGACGGGGCCTGGCGCGACCACGAACGATGGTCCATCACCGCGCCGTCCCCCTGGAAGCCCGACCCTTCCCTTCCCGAGGTCTAA
- the rhaS gene encoding rhamnose ABC transporter substrate-binding protein — MFSPALRRACAVLAVTTSLALGATACGGTTKSDAKKDSGAKASDAKADPNAATKKGLTVGFLPKQVNNPYFTIADKGGEAALKTLGSKYKETGPNSGTDTAGQVSYVNTLTQQQVDAIAVSAQDPGALCTALKQAMKNGIKVVTYDSDTNPECRDAFVSQASAEALGRTQVQLLGKQLGYKGEIAILSAGQTATNQNTWIDFMKDELKKPAYKNMKLVKTAYGNDDAQQSFQQTQGLLQQYPKLAGVISPTTVGIKAAAQYLSGSKYKGKVKLTGLGTPNDMRQYVKNGTVDAFELWDPAKLGSLAAHTAVALSSGRITGAKGETFDAGDLGKFTIGDKGVIDLGEPTVFDKANIDQFSF; from the coding sequence ATGTTCTCTCCCGCCCTCCGCCGTGCCTGCGCGGTGCTGGCCGTCACCACTTCGCTCGCCCTCGGCGCCACCGCCTGCGGCGGCACCACCAAGAGCGACGCCAAGAAGGACTCCGGTGCCAAGGCCTCGGACGCCAAGGCCGATCCGAACGCGGCCACCAAGAAGGGCCTCACCGTCGGCTTCCTGCCCAAGCAGGTCAACAACCCGTACTTCACCATCGCCGACAAGGGCGGCGAGGCGGCGCTGAAGACCCTCGGCTCGAAGTACAAGGAGACCGGCCCCAACAGCGGCACCGACACAGCGGGCCAGGTGAGCTACGTCAACACGCTCACACAGCAGCAGGTCGACGCGATCGCCGTGTCCGCACAGGACCCTGGGGCCCTGTGCACCGCGCTCAAGCAGGCCATGAAGAACGGCATCAAGGTCGTCACCTACGACTCCGACACCAACCCCGAGTGCCGGGACGCGTTCGTCTCCCAGGCGAGCGCCGAGGCCCTCGGCCGCACCCAGGTACAACTGCTGGGCAAGCAGCTCGGATACAAGGGCGAGATCGCGATCCTGTCCGCCGGGCAGACGGCCACGAACCAGAACACCTGGATCGACTTCATGAAGGACGAGCTGAAGAAGCCCGCGTACAAGAACATGAAGCTGGTCAAGACGGCCTACGGCAACGACGACGCGCAGCAGTCCTTCCAGCAGACGCAGGGCCTGCTCCAGCAGTACCCGAAGCTCGCCGGTGTCATCTCCCCGACCACCGTCGGCATCAAGGCGGCCGCCCAGTACCTGTCCGGATCCAAGTACAAGGGCAAGGTGAAGCTCACCGGCCTCGGTACTCCGAACGACATGCGGCAGTACGTGAAGAACGGCACCGTCGACGCCTTCGAGCTGTGGGACCCGGCGAAGCTCGGATCCCTTGCCGCCCACACCGCCGTCGCACTGTCCTCGGGCCGGATCACTGGCGCGAAGGGTGAGACGTTCGACGCGGGCGACCTGGGGAAGTTCACCATCGGGGACAAGGGCGTCATCGACCTCGGCGAGCCCACGGTCTTCGACAAGGCGAACATCGACCAGTTCTCGTTCTGA
- a CDS encoding ABC transporter permease — protein sequence MADSLGTSLTRAVRWDTVVGAMLLVLLLLSFGFVDGFGNALNLSFLIGNTLPIALIALPMTLLVVAGEIDLSVASTAGLSGAVMGALWNAGLAIEMIIPLCLLIGVVCGLVNGLLVTRLGLPSLAVTIGTLAAYRGIAQIVLGSDAVTDFPTQYLDFATGRIGDTFVPYALLPFLVLLALAVVALHATPFGRSLFAVGANEEAARFAGVRVKRHKLWLFAATGLLASLTGVFWALHYASARYDNATGLELSVVAAVLLGGIDFDGGRGTLGGAVAGVVLLGALQNVMSLLNVSAQSQIVVTGVLLVVSVLGPRVARQLATAHAGRRAPTPPAP from the coding sequence ATGGCTGACTCCCTCGGCACCTCACTCACCCGCGCCGTGCGCTGGGACACGGTCGTCGGCGCGATGCTCCTCGTACTCCTGCTGCTGTCCTTCGGCTTCGTCGACGGATTCGGGAACGCGCTCAACCTGTCGTTCCTGATCGGCAACACGCTGCCGATCGCACTCATCGCCCTGCCGATGACGCTGCTGGTGGTGGCCGGCGAGATCGACCTGTCCGTCGCCTCCACCGCAGGGCTCTCGGGCGCGGTGATGGGCGCGCTGTGGAACGCCGGACTGGCCATCGAGATGATCATCCCGCTGTGTCTGCTGATCGGCGTGGTCTGCGGTCTCGTCAACGGGCTGCTGGTGACCCGGCTCGGGCTGCCCTCCCTCGCCGTCACCATCGGAACCCTGGCCGCCTACCGGGGCATCGCCCAGATCGTGCTCGGCTCCGACGCCGTCACCGATTTCCCCACGCAGTACCTGGACTTCGCCACGGGCCGCATCGGCGACACCTTCGTGCCGTACGCGCTCCTGCCCTTCCTGGTCCTGCTCGCACTAGCCGTCGTCGCCCTGCACGCGACGCCCTTCGGCCGCTCCCTGTTCGCCGTCGGCGCCAACGAGGAGGCCGCCCGGTTCGCCGGGGTCCGCGTCAAGCGCCACAAGCTGTGGCTGTTCGCCGCCACCGGCCTGCTCGCCTCGCTCACCGGCGTCTTCTGGGCGCTGCACTACGCCAGCGCCCGCTACGACAACGCCACCGGACTCGAACTCTCGGTCGTCGCGGCCGTACTGCTCGGCGGCATCGACTTCGACGGCGGCAGGGGCACGCTCGGCGGCGCCGTCGCCGGAGTCGTCCTGCTCGGTGCCCTGCAGAACGTGATGAGTCTGCTCAACGTCTCCGCACAGTCCCAGATCGTCGTCACCGGCGTGCTGCTCGTGGTCTCCGTGCTCGGCCCGCGCGTGGCCCGGCAACTGGCCACCGCCCACGCCGGCCGCAGAGCGCCGACGCCTCCCGCCCCGTGA
- a CDS encoding ABC transporter permease — protein MTVTAQPPAPALDPGKTGGRRLVDLVLKVRELAILLVFLVMIGITQARNGEFLSEQGIKDLLLNATILVLVAVGQAVVVITRNVDLSVGSTLGISAFAAGTYLHGGGSPVMAVVLAVALGIGCGLLNGLLVSLGQVPALVVTLGTLYIIRGIDSIWVGSRQITASDLPGGFVDFGSGGLSAVPYLALIALAVVVATAFYLRHYPSGRELYAMGSSPEAARLAGIPVRRRILAAYTACGALAGLSGALYLARFGNVDSSTGSGYELTVVSAVVVGGVVFTGGSGSVYGAALGALLLTSINSVLPALGVSSVWVLAINGVLLILAIAVDRMVALRVARALKKRNARNG, from the coding sequence ATGACGGTCACGGCACAGCCGCCGGCACCTGCCCTCGATCCCGGGAAGACGGGTGGCAGGCGCCTCGTCGACCTGGTCCTCAAGGTCCGCGAACTCGCCATCCTCCTCGTCTTCCTGGTGATGATCGGCATCACCCAGGCCCGCAACGGCGAGTTCCTCTCCGAACAGGGCATCAAGGACCTCCTGCTCAACGCCACCATCCTGGTCCTGGTCGCGGTGGGCCAGGCCGTCGTCGTCATCACACGGAACGTCGATCTGTCGGTCGGCTCGACGCTCGGCATCAGCGCCTTCGCCGCCGGCACCTATCTGCACGGCGGCGGCAGCCCGGTCATGGCGGTCGTCCTCGCCGTCGCACTGGGCATCGGCTGCGGACTGCTGAACGGGCTGCTCGTCAGCCTCGGCCAGGTCCCGGCGCTCGTCGTCACCCTCGGCACGCTGTACATCATCCGGGGCATCGACTCGATCTGGGTCGGCTCCCGCCAGATCACCGCGTCCGACCTGCCCGGCGGATTCGTCGACTTCGGTTCGGGCGGGCTGTCCGCCGTCCCGTACCTGGCACTGATCGCGCTCGCCGTCGTCGTCGCCACCGCCTTCTACCTGCGGCACTACCCGAGCGGGCGCGAGCTGTACGCGATGGGCTCCAGCCCGGAGGCCGCACGGCTCGCCGGAATCCCCGTACGCAGGCGGATCCTGGCCGCCTACACCGCGTGCGGAGCCCTCGCGGGCCTGTCCGGAGCCCTCTACCTCGCCCGCTTCGGCAACGTGGACAGCTCCACGGGCAGCGGCTACGAACTGACCGTCGTCAGCGCGGTGGTCGTCGGCGGCGTCGTCTTCACGGGCGGCTCCGGCAGCGTCTACGGCGCGGCCCTGGGCGCTCTGCTGCTCACCTCCATCAACAGCGTGCTGCCCGCCCTCGGGGTGAGTTCGGTCTGGGTCCTCGCCATCAACGGCGTGCTGCTCATCCTCGCCATCGCCGTCGACCGGATGGTCGCACTGCGCGTCGCCCGCGCCCTGAAGAAGAGGAACGCCCGCAATGGCTGA
- a CDS encoding sugar ABC transporter ATP-binding protein encodes MREPPVLAAQGLSKSFGAVRALQDVSLELRAGEAHALAGENGAGKSTLIKTLAGVHRPDTGTLLLDGAPVVFHGPADARDAGIAVIYQEPTLFPDLSVAENIFMGRQPRRSLRRVDHRAVRTEAAALFARLGVDLAPDQPARGLSIADQQIVEIAKALSLDARVLIMDEPTAALTGSEVARLFGVVRNLREQGAAVLFISHRIEEIFALCGHVTTLRDGALVASEPVEDLTEDTLVRRMVGRDLDELYPKQPAEPGPVALSVRRLTREGVFTDVSFEVRRGEIVGLAGLVGAGRSEVARAVFGVDRWDGGEVEIDGRPLAKGAPSLAMAAGLALVPEDRRAQGLVMNMSIARNIGLTGLRTTARAGLMDRAAERDRSLDWAVRLQVKYARIADAVGTLSGGNQQKVVLAKWLATGPKVLIVDEPTRGIDVGTKAEVHRLLSRLAADGVAVLMISSDLPEILGMADRVLVMHEGRITAEIPRSLATEESVMTAATGRAA; translated from the coding sequence ATGAGAGAGCCCCCCGTCCTGGCCGCACAGGGCCTGAGCAAGTCCTTCGGCGCCGTACGCGCCCTCCAGGACGTCTCCCTGGAACTCCGTGCCGGTGAGGCCCACGCCCTCGCGGGTGAGAACGGCGCCGGAAAGTCCACCCTGATCAAGACGCTCGCCGGCGTCCACCGGCCCGACACCGGCACGCTGTTGCTCGACGGAGCCCCGGTCGTGTTCCACGGCCCGGCCGACGCGCGCGACGCGGGCATCGCGGTGATCTACCAGGAGCCGACGCTCTTCCCCGACCTGTCCGTCGCGGAGAACATCTTCATGGGCCGTCAGCCCCGCCGCTCCCTGCGCCGCGTCGACCACCGGGCCGTGCGCACCGAGGCGGCCGCACTCTTCGCCCGCCTCGGCGTGGACCTCGCCCCCGATCAGCCCGCCCGCGGCCTGTCCATCGCCGACCAGCAGATCGTGGAGATCGCCAAGGCGCTCTCGCTCGACGCCCGCGTCCTCATCATGGACGAGCCGACCGCCGCCCTCACCGGGAGCGAAGTGGCCCGCCTCTTCGGCGTCGTGCGCAACTTGCGCGAACAGGGCGCGGCGGTCCTCTTCATCTCCCACCGGATCGAGGAGATCTTCGCCCTCTGCGGACACGTCACCACCCTGCGGGACGGCGCCCTGGTCGCGAGCGAGCCCGTCGAAGACCTCACCGAGGACACTCTCGTACGCCGGATGGTCGGCCGGGACCTCGACGAGCTCTACCCCAAGCAGCCCGCGGAACCGGGCCCCGTGGCACTCAGCGTGCGCAGGCTGACCCGCGAAGGCGTCTTCACCGATGTCTCCTTCGAGGTGCGGCGCGGGGAGATCGTCGGCCTCGCGGGACTGGTCGGCGCGGGCCGCAGCGAGGTGGCCCGGGCGGTGTTCGGCGTGGACCGCTGGGACGGCGGCGAGGTCGAGATCGACGGCCGGCCGCTGGCCAAGGGCGCGCCCAGTCTGGCCATGGCCGCCGGACTCGCCCTCGTGCCCGAGGACCGGCGCGCCCAGGGCCTGGTGATGAACATGTCGATCGCGCGCAACATAGGGCTGACCGGACTGCGCACGACGGCGCGGGCCGGCCTGATGGACCGGGCGGCCGAGCGCGACCGCTCCCTGGACTGGGCGGTCAGACTCCAGGTCAAGTACGCCCGGATCGCCGACGCGGTCGGCACGCTCTCCGGTGGCAACCAGCAGAAGGTCGTCCTCGCCAAATGGCTGGCGACCGGCCCCAAGGTCCTCATCGTCGACGAACCGACCCGCGGGATCGACGTCGGCACCAAGGCGGAGGTGCACCGGCTGCTGTCCCGGCTCGCCGCCGACGGGGTGGCCGTCCTGATGATCTCCTCCGACCTGCCGGAGATCCTCGGTATGGCGGACCGGGTCCTCGTCATGCACGAGGGCCGCATCACCGCGGAGATCCCGCGCAGCCTGGCCACCGAGGAGTCCGTGATGACGGCAGCCACCGGGAGGGCGGCATGA